CCAGGGCAATAACAcacaataataacagagtcTACTTTAACTGAATTCCTGAAGCCAGACAGAGAAGACAGCCATATGTGACTAAAAAGTAACACTGAGATGGGGGGGTTGTCCAAAGAATCTTGCCCCAGCTGTGGCAATAGCACCCTTATAAAACAGCAGAGGGCTGTGGCAACAGATGAATCATTACGTGGCAAAGACTGgagtgtaaaaaataaataaacaaactgtgTTATACACTACAGACAAGACAAAAGCTAGCTTGACACTACTGTACAGGCTAATAAACGTTCATTTCTTCCATGATAACAAAAAGTATGAGAAGATCACTTTGACTGCTTTAAGGAGCATCCATTCCTTACGCTTTAAACTGCAATAAAAGACTCTAGTTAACTTACATGTCGTTTTAGCAGCTGGGTATCCTGGTAATATTTTATGCAAAAGCCAATAAAAGGAACAGCAGCGATCATGAATAAAGCGGAGAGAGCTTGCTTGAGACGTGATCGGGAGACGCTGCTGGATGGAGACGCGCGCGCCTCATGATCATCCTTCGGATCTCCAACATTAGTTTTATCCACATCTGCGGCCATCCTCTAAGATTCTCGGTGTCAACACAGGGACACAAAAAAGCAACGGTGGGTTAAAACTCCTGTTTAGTCAAACTACAGCCACGAGTTCGTTTTCTGCGTGCGTGTAATGTGCCGTTCCATTGTAGCGGGTCAGAGAGGAAATGCTCCAGACTCTCCTTCTGCGAATGGATGAGGTTTCTCGCTCTTAAAGGGCCAGTACACATTTGTTATTAAACCTCAATGGCTGCGTCTGCAGATCCAGTGAGATGCCATGATGATGCACAGAAAGCTGTCTAGTTAGGCGTTTTAGTCGATTATAAAAAATGCCTCTGGATTTTTTGGTTTGGGGTTCTTCGTGGTAATAGTCAAACATGCAAACAGTTATATTTGACATGAAGCAGAAATATGAGGTAAAAATACAATTAACACAGAAAACATTGTATTAAATGTACACAGTAACATTTAGAAGAATATAACTATAATATCAAACACAACACAGGCGTAATCCCAAAGTAGAATCATCTGTTTGCTGTTGTACCAGATTTATGGAGCTGATTACCAAATAAatcaactaaaataaataaaataattgttgaCCTGTTGTAGTCCTCTATTTACATATTGGAATTATTATATATTAGCTCTGGCACATCAAATATTGTTCTAACATAAGAATGTAAAACACTGAAAGGTTTTCCACGTGATTTTTTATTTCCATCATGTCATAATTTCACATCAGCTAACAGCTTTACATGTGCAGCAGAAGTAGGTGTTCTATGACTtccttaaaataaaagaaactgTGAATTTACATATCCATTATGTACTTTTTGTTGACATAGAATATCCCAGAAACTGGTCTAAGTTTGAGATTTTGCACATTATTTCATGGAATAGTTTTATCAGTGAAACAGGTTAAATCCTTATTCTGAATCCAgaccaaatgtaaaaaaaagtaagaGCCCACAGAGAGGCAGAGCCAAATACTCTTTCAGTCCATATTCTCCTCGACCTGCTGTGTGTGAAcctctttggttttgtgtgggaTGTAGGAGCCCATTCCTGCTGCCCGTTCTGCTTCTGCCTGTGTGTACGGCTCTTCTCTCAGCTGCTTcaaacttaaatataaaaaaacatatttcaaaaatcCTGGACAACCATAGACATGTTACAGAGCTTTAAACAACTTCATGAAAATCATGAATCTGAATTTAAATGGAAGCTGCCTATTGGGTTCTCAAAGAAATCTATTTAATTTCACTTTGGAGATAAATACCTTAATTTAAAACCCAAGGAATGGACATCAATTATTATTGAGCAATAAATGAGAGATTATAATGGCTCACCGTTTATTATGAGGTTTGGATTTAAAATGCTCCTTCAGGGTTTTCAAATCAACAAAGTGTCTCCTGGAGAAAAAAATACGATGAAAAGCTTAAAACGAATGACaagtaaatagaaaaacattaACCGAGTTGTTGTAAAATGTGACTTACGCGCAGTGGAGGCAGTAATTCTGCGCACAGCCTGTGACATCATAATCAACCTCTTGCTTTAGTAACTTGACAGAATTGGCGGGGATCATATCAACATGTATCTGGTCAAGGTCCTTCGTCCTGCGCTTAGTCTTCCATTGCTTAGCAATGTTCTTCTTGCTACCGTTTTTGTGGTTTCCCACCTGTTTGGATTTACCCATGGTCTGTCTTTCCTAAAGTGAC
This genomic window from Triplophysa rosa linkage group LG10, Trosa_1v2, whole genome shotgun sequence contains:
- the znf593 gene encoding zinc finger protein 593; its protein translation is MGKSKQVGNHKNGSKKNIAKQWKTKRRTKDLDQIHVDMIPANSVKLLKQEVDYDVTGCAQNYCLHCARHFVDLKTLKEHFKSKPHNKRLKQLREEPYTQAEAERAAGMGSYIPHKTKEVHTQQVEENMD